From a single Chlamydia ibidis 10-1398/6 genomic region:
- a CDS encoding solute carrier family 26 protein: MKLSLSFKKLIPKLYTCIKDGYTFSMFKKDFLAGITVGVLAFPFAIAIAIGIGISPIQGLLASIIGGFIASALGGSQVLISGPTSAFISILYCISAKYGLEGLFTVTLMGGIFLVAFGLTGLGTFIKYMPYPVVTGLTTGLAVIIFSSQIKDFLGLQMGDTIPTDFIAKWIAYWDYLWTWDSKAFAVGLFTLLLMIYFRNYKPRYPGVMIAIIVASTLVWALKIDIPTIGSRYGTLPQSIPMPSLPHLSLTKILQLMPDALTIAVLSGIETLLAAVVADGMTGWRHQSNCQLVAQGIANIGTSLFAGMPVTGSLSRTAASIKSGAVTPVAGLIHSVFICLILLLLAPLTVKIPLTCLAAVLILIAWNMSEIHHFIHLFTAPKKDVVVLLTVFILTVMTTITSAVQVGMMLAAFLFMKQMSDLSDVISTATYFDEDNQQKDRDLFSKSEVPAHTEIYEINGPFFFGIADRLKNLLNEIERPPKIFILCMNRVPTIDASAMHALEEFFLECNRQGTLLLLAGVKKTPLNDLKRYHLDELIGVDHIFSNIKGALLFAQALINLENRSSSHD, encoded by the coding sequence GTGAAGCTCTCGTTGTCTTTCAAAAAACTAATCCCCAAACTTTATACATGCATAAAGGATGGGTATACATTTAGTATGTTTAAAAAAGATTTCTTAGCAGGGATTACGGTAGGTGTACTAGCCTTTCCTTTCGCTATTGCTATTGCCATAGGTATAGGCATCTCCCCCATACAAGGTCTATTAGCATCAATTATCGGTGGTTTCATAGCGTCTGCATTAGGAGGCAGCCAGGTACTGATATCGGGGCCAACAAGTGCTTTTATCTCTATACTCTACTGCATCTCAGCAAAATACGGACTAGAGGGGCTTTTTACTGTTACTCTCATGGGAGGTATATTCCTTGTTGCTTTCGGACTTACAGGTTTGGGTACCTTCATTAAGTACATGCCCTACCCCGTGGTAACAGGATTAACTACAGGGTTAGCTGTTATTATCTTTTCTTCTCAAATCAAAGATTTCCTAGGTCTACAAATGGGAGACACTATCCCTACCGACTTCATTGCTAAATGGATTGCCTATTGGGATTATCTTTGGACTTGGGATAGTAAGGCATTTGCTGTTGGTTTGTTCACATTATTGTTAATGATCTATTTCCGAAACTACAAGCCACGTTACCCTGGAGTAATGATTGCAATTATCGTTGCATCTACCCTTGTGTGGGCACTAAAAATTGATATTCCTACTATTGGCAGCCGATATGGAACTCTCCCACAATCTATTCCAATGCCCTCCCTTCCCCACTTGAGTTTAACAAAAATACTACAACTAATGCCTGATGCTCTGACTATTGCAGTGCTTTCCGGAATAGAGACACTACTTGCCGCGGTTGTTGCCGACGGAATGACTGGTTGGCGTCATCAATCAAATTGCCAACTCGTAGCCCAAGGAATTGCAAATATAGGTACTTCTCTTTTTGCCGGTATGCCTGTAACGGGCTCATTATCACGAACTGCAGCAAGTATTAAATCTGGAGCAGTAACCCCAGTAGCAGGACTAATTCACTCTGTTTTTATATGCCTTATCCTCCTATTACTTGCCCCCTTGACTGTAAAAATTCCCTTAACATGTTTAGCAGCAGTCTTGATTTTAATCGCTTGGAACATGAGCGAAATTCATCACTTCATCCACCTATTCACCGCTCCTAAAAAAGATGTGGTTGTTTTACTCACTGTGTTTATTCTTACTGTCATGACTACGATCACTTCTGCTGTACAAGTAGGCATGATGCTGGCAGCCTTCTTATTTATGAAGCAAATGAGCGATCTTTCCGATGTGATATCAACAGCAACCTACTTTGACGAGGATAATCAACAGAAAGATAGAGATCTATTCTCAAAATCAGAAGTTCCCGCACATACAGAGATTTATGAAATTAACGGTCCTTTCTTCTTTGGAATTGCTGATAGATTAAAAAATCTTCTTAATGAAATAGAACGCCCACCAAAAATTTTTATTTTATGCATGAATCGCGTACCTACCATTGATGCGTCCGCAATGCATGCTTTAGAGGAATTTTTCCTCGAATGTAATCGCCAGGGGACTCTGCTTCTTTTAGCTGGAGTTAAAAAAACTCCTTTAAACGATCTGAAGCGTTATCACTTAGATGAGCTGATTGGAGTTGATCATATTTTCTCGAATATTAAAGGAGCTCTTCTCTTTGCTCAGGCTCTGATTAATCTAGAAAATCGGTCATCTTCCCATGACTGA
- a CDS encoding protease-like activity factor CPAF, whose product MRVKRLAAFVCALYVFFQVPAFSKNLVRDNACADLQFIEHLLQVKYAPRVWKQDLLSWNLEEETRRARLQFFLEEEPSTKYCQQVLANYFVSLNDYHAGIVFFATESSSLPYTLKLSEDGKCFVVDVHTYNSEISKGDEILEFDNMDISSAIESVRTGRGTSSDYATAVRTLVSRSASLGHTVPVGIVNLKIRRPSGLVRTIKVRWRHTPESIADLSLITPLIKEPKLSFNSCIAKNHNTSCLKSTDSLFTTSMVPYFWSELRKQYRSGLSSDFNIGSKRGFLPDFGLPIWKQSDGPYHAYIFQLMGKNGHMYNIGFVRISTYAWEEMEDRDPDNLDAPWKNFEQIILHMQANTDALIVDQTNNPGGSVFYLYGLISMLTDRPLSVPLHRMILTQDEVSTAVNWLNMLDGVDNEEQVHTALGEDMEGYVMDMNAVGYLQSFSHRVLDCWGKGDINLSSPIPLLGFANVHPHPRASYDKPICVLINEDNYSCADLFAAIMKDNNRALLIGKCTAGAGGFVFNVAFPNRSGIKNCSLTGSLAIRKDGSLIENLGVSPHVSLDVTSRDVQTGRYSDYIGKVKETLLTFLEEEKAKGNSSNQEMENIS is encoded by the coding sequence ATGAGAGTAAAAAGGTTAGCAGCGTTTGTTTGCGCTTTGTATGTGTTTTTTCAGGTGCCCGCATTTTCCAAAAATTTGGTCCGTGATAATGCGTGTGCGGATTTGCAATTTATAGAGCACCTACTACAAGTGAAGTATGCTCCACGTGTTTGGAAGCAAGATTTATTGAGTTGGAATCTTGAAGAAGAGACAAGACGTGCTCGTCTTCAATTCTTTTTAGAAGAAGAACCCTCGACTAAGTACTGTCAACAGGTTTTAGCGAATTATTTTGTCTCTTTGAACGATTACCACGCAGGTATTGTATTTTTTGCAACCGAATCATCTTCTCTTCCTTACACTCTAAAATTGAGCGAAGATGGTAAGTGTTTCGTAGTCGATGTCCATACATATAATTCGGAAATTAGCAAGGGAGATGAAATATTAGAATTTGATAACATGGACATATCATCTGCGATAGAGAGTGTGCGTACAGGTAGAGGGACATCTTCCGATTATGCTACTGCAGTTCGCACCTTGGTATCACGTTCTGCCTCTTTGGGGCATACAGTACCGGTTGGTATTGTTAATTTGAAAATACGACGACCTAGTGGTTTAGTTCGTACAATCAAAGTTCGCTGGAGACATACTCCTGAGAGTATAGCAGATCTGTCATTGATCACTCCTTTGATTAAGGAGCCAAAGTTGTCTTTCAATTCTTGTATTGCAAAAAATCACAATACTTCTTGCTTGAAGAGCACTGATAGTTTGTTTACTACTTCTATGGTTCCTTATTTTTGGTCAGAATTGCGTAAGCAGTATCGTTCCGGATTATCAAGTGACTTTAACATAGGGAGTAAACGAGGTTTTTTACCAGATTTTGGTTTGCCTATTTGGAAGCAAAGTGATGGACCGTATCATGCTTATATTTTCCAATTAATGGGTAAAAATGGGCATATGTACAACATAGGATTTGTACGTATTTCTACATATGCTTGGGAGGAAATGGAGGATCGTGATCCAGACAATTTGGACGCACCTTGGAAGAATTTTGAGCAAATTATTTTGCATATGCAAGCAAATACTGATGCGTTGATAGTTGACCAAACTAACAATCCTGGAGGCAGTGTCTTCTATCTTTATGGTTTGATTTCCATGCTTACTGACCGCCCTTTATCCGTCCCTTTGCATAGAATGATACTTACTCAAGATGAGGTCAGTACTGCAGTTAACTGGTTGAATATGTTAGATGGTGTTGATAATGAAGAACAGGTTCATACTGCTTTAGGGGAAGATATGGAAGGGTACGTCATGGATATGAATGCCGTGGGGTATCTCCAATCATTTTCACATCGTGTTTTAGACTGTTGGGGCAAGGGAGATATTAATCTCTCATCACCCATTCCTTTGTTAGGATTTGCTAATGTGCATCCTCATCCTCGTGCTAGTTATGATAAGCCGATATGTGTGTTGATCAATGAGGACAATTACTCTTGTGCTGATTTGTTCGCGGCCATCATGAAAGATAATAATCGAGCCCTTCTGATTGGAAAGTGTACTGCTGGTGCGGGTGGGTTTGTATTCAATGTAGCATTCCCAAACCGTAGTGGAATCAAAAATTGTTCTTTAACAGGTTCTTTAGCTATCAGAAAAGATGGGTCCTTAATCGAAAATTTAGGGGTGTCACCACATGTTTCTCTTGATGTGACCTCCAGAGACGTACAAACAGGACGCTACAGTGACTATATCGGTAAAGTCAAAGAAACGTTGTTAACTTTTTTGGAAGAGGAGAAGGCTAAAGGGAACTCCTCAAACCAAGAAATGGAGAATATTTCTTAA
- the fumC gene encoding class II fumarate hydratase, whose translation MRQENDSFGPIEVPEDMLYGAQTARSQKFFSWGSEVMPKEIIHALVCIKKCAAKANRDLGILDSKYCDMIVASADEILNGKYDDHFPLKVWQTGSGTQTNMNVNEVISNLAIQRHGGQVGSKQPIHPNDHVNKSQSSNDVFPTAMHIALVISIKNRLIPSIEYFMSSIHRKEEEFRNCVKVGRTHLMDATPITLGQEFSGYYHQMRQNLERIGFCLTHLYELAIGATAVGTGLNAPKGFVDKMIHYLREETGEPFMKSSNYFASLACHDPIVFAHGALATLACSLTKIATDLSLLGSGPRCGLGELFFPENEPGSSIMPGKINPTQCEALQMVCAQILGNNQTIIISGSRGNFELNVMKPVMVYNFLQSIDLLSGGMRAFSDYFLLGLRVNKTRLEDNLRNSLMLVTVLAPIIGYDKCSKIALKAFHDNISLKEACNQLGYLSEKEFDRLVVPENMTGNV comes from the coding sequence ATGCGGCAAGAGAATGATAGTTTTGGTCCTATAGAGGTCCCAGAAGATATGTTGTATGGGGCACAAACAGCTAGATCCCAAAAATTTTTTTCTTGGGGGTCAGAAGTTATGCCGAAGGAAATAATTCATGCATTGGTATGTATTAAAAAATGCGCTGCTAAGGCTAATAGAGATCTAGGTATTTTAGATTCTAAATATTGTGATATGATTGTTGCCTCTGCTGATGAAATATTGAACGGTAAATATGATGATCACTTTCCTTTAAAAGTTTGGCAAACTGGAAGTGGCACCCAAACTAATATGAATGTTAATGAGGTGATTTCTAATTTAGCTATACAAAGACATGGGGGACAAGTAGGTAGTAAACAACCGATCCATCCCAATGATCATGTCAATAAGTCTCAGTCATCAAATGATGTTTTTCCCACGGCTATGCATATAGCATTAGTCATAAGCATAAAAAATAGGTTAATTCCCTCCATAGAATATTTTATGAGCTCTATTCATCGTAAGGAGGAGGAGTTTCGTAATTGTGTGAAGGTTGGTAGAACGCATCTTATGGATGCAACTCCTATCACTTTGGGACAAGAGTTCTCAGGATATTATCACCAAATGCGACAGAATTTAGAAAGGATCGGATTTTGTTTAACTCATTTATATGAGTTGGCAATTGGCGCTACTGCTGTTGGCACGGGATTGAATGCCCCTAAAGGATTTGTTGATAAAATGATTCATTATCTCAGAGAGGAGACTGGAGAGCCTTTTATGAAATCATCTAACTATTTTGCTTCTCTTGCATGTCATGATCCAATCGTATTTGCGCATGGTGCCCTTGCTACGTTAGCATGTTCTTTGACTAAAATTGCTACTGATTTAAGTCTTTTAGGTTCTGGTCCTAGATGCGGGTTAGGGGAGTTGTTTTTCCCGGAAAATGAGCCGGGATCTTCTATTATGCCTGGTAAGATTAATCCAACGCAATGCGAAGCTTTACAGATGGTTTGTGCGCAAATTTTGGGTAATAACCAAACAATTATTATTTCAGGTAGTAGAGGGAATTTTGAACTTAATGTGATGAAACCGGTAATGGTTTATAATTTTCTACAATCTATTGATCTATTATCGGGGGGTATGCGTGCCTTTTCTGATTATTTTTTGTTAGGCCTTAGAGTAAACAAAACGCGTCTGGAAGACAATCTTAGGAATTCGCTGATGCTAGTGACAGTTTTAGCACCGATCATAGGATATGATAAATGTTCTAAAATTGCTTTAAAGGCGTTTCATGACAATATTAGCTTGAAAGAAGCTTGCAACCAGCTTGGATATTTGTCAGAAAAGGAGTTTGATCGTCTTGTTGTTCCAGAAAACATGACAGGAAATGTCTAG
- a CDS encoding NhaD family Na+:H+ antiporter, with protein sequence MLKFQLCALFLFGYVAIVFEHIVRVNKSAVALAMGGLMWLVCFSHIPEADHMLLAEEIADMSQVIFFLFAAMAIVELIDAHKGFSIIVRCCYIQSGPLLLWTLIGLSFFLSAALDNLTSIIIIISILKRLVKSREDRLLLGAICVIAVNAGGAWTPLGDVTTTMLWINNKVSSSGIIKSLFVPSLVCVTIAGICGQLLLKKRAVSMIAKDTEIQSSPPKSSLIICVGLGSLLMVPIWKACLGVPPFIGALLGLGLVWLASDWIHSPHGEDRYHLRIPHILTKIDISSITFFIGILLAVNALTFSSVLSDISLCMDKLFSRSTVAILIGLISSVLDNVPLVAATMGMYHLPIDDSLWKLIAYAAGTGGSILIIGSAAGVAFMGIEKVDFLWYFKKISWIALASYFGGLISYFLIERLYILV encoded by the coding sequence ATGTTGAAGTTTCAATTATGTGCTCTTTTTCTTTTCGGGTATGTAGCGATTGTTTTTGAGCATATTGTCCGCGTGAATAAGTCGGCAGTAGCTTTGGCGATGGGAGGCTTAATGTGGCTGGTGTGTTTTTCTCACATCCCAGAGGCCGACCACATGTTGCTTGCCGAAGAAATTGCAGATATGTCTCAGGTAATTTTCTTTTTGTTTGCTGCTATGGCGATAGTTGAGCTTATAGATGCGCATAAGGGCTTTTCGATTATAGTTCGGTGTTGTTATATTCAGTCAGGACCTTTGTTGCTCTGGACTCTCATAGGGTTGTCTTTTTTCTTGTCAGCAGCTTTAGATAATCTAACTTCTATCATTATTATTATTTCTATTTTAAAGCGTTTAGTTAAATCGCGCGAAGATCGACTTTTGCTTGGAGCAATTTGTGTAATTGCTGTCAATGCTGGTGGTGCTTGGACTCCCCTAGGAGACGTAACCACTACAATGTTATGGATTAATAACAAGGTTTCTTCTTCCGGTATTATCAAGTCATTGTTCGTCCCTAGCTTGGTATGTGTGACTATTGCTGGAATTTGTGGTCAGCTATTGCTGAAAAAGCGAGCTGTTTCAATGATTGCTAAAGATACTGAGATTCAAAGTTCTCCCCCTAAGAGTAGTCTAATTATTTGTGTAGGATTAGGTTCTCTACTTATGGTGCCCATCTGGAAAGCGTGTTTGGGGGTGCCTCCATTTATAGGTGCTCTATTAGGCTTAGGATTAGTATGGTTGGCGAGTGATTGGATACACTCACCACATGGTGAGGATAGATATCATTTGCGCATACCTCATATTCTTACAAAAATAGATATATCTTCTATTACGTTCTTTATAGGCATCTTGTTGGCGGTCAATGCGTTAACTTTTTCTAGCGTTCTTTCTGATATTTCTTTGTGTATGGATAAGCTGTTTTCTAGAAGTACTGTGGCTATTCTAATAGGTCTTATTTCTAGTGTATTAGATAACGTTCCACTTGTTGCAGCTACCATGGGAATGTATCATTTGCCTATAGATGATTCACTTTGGAAACTCATTGCTTATGCTGCAGGAACTGGAGGTAGTATTTTAATAATTGGTTCTGCGGCTGGTGTTGCTTTCATGGGCATCGAAAAAGTCGATTTTCTCTGGTACTTCAAGAAAATTTCTTGGATCGCCTTAGCTAGTTATTTTGGAGGTTTAATTTCTTATTTCCTCATAGAGCGCTTATATATTTTAGTTTAA